From Hyalangium ruber, the proteins below share one genomic window:
- a CDS encoding GNAT family N-acetyltransferase has translation MDCTRGTKKAVSNVRYAGGMTTPKVVRYEESLREHFARLNRQWIEQDFALEEADLASFADPHRAFVAGGGEVFFALHGGQVLGTCALRREDADTFELCKMAVAPEARGLGLGDALMEEVLRFARERHARRVYLVSNTKLAPAIGLYRKHGFVTTRTGPEVSREAGYARADIEMVLTLRPEG, from the coding sequence ATCGATTGTACGCGCGGTACCAAAAAGGCTGTCTCCAACGTCCGGTACGCTGGAGGGATGACGACACCGAAGGTCGTTCGCTACGAGGAGTCCCTGCGCGAGCACTTCGCCCGGCTCAACCGGCAGTGGATCGAACAGGACTTCGCGCTGGAAGAGGCGGATCTGGCCAGCTTCGCGGATCCGCACCGCGCCTTCGTGGCGGGCGGCGGCGAGGTGTTCTTCGCGCTCCACGGCGGGCAGGTGCTGGGCACATGCGCGCTGCGCCGCGAGGACGCGGACACCTTCGAGCTGTGCAAGATGGCCGTGGCGCCCGAGGCCCGAGGGCTCGGCCTGGGTGACGCGCTGATGGAAGAGGTGCTCCGCTTCGCCCGCGAGCGCCACGCCCGGCGCGTCTACCTCGTGTCGAACACGAAGCTCGCGCCGGCCATCGGCCTGTACCGCAAGCATGGCTTCGTCACCACGCGCACCGGCCCCGAGGTGTCGCGCGAGGCAGGCTACGCGCGCGCCGACATCGAGATGGTTCTCACGCTGCGCCCCGAAGGGTGA
- a CDS encoding DUF2378 family protein: MHAQLETIRPVMDLDVERQLRHRMAMAGPTDTVRGMFFNGVLDVAQVLGGSEAVDRCREVSDEKRFIDFFNYPVFDLLRMTLAASNHLGLRAGGAAGVLRRLGTQGAKDFLASAPGKTMLLLTGNNPRRLLNQLPSSYRTAVSFGERRMIWSVGERNGRLVVQRDFMPPAYTKGFLQGMLEAVGARNVSVSGRPTGLLDSEYELTWQ, translated from the coding sequence ATGCACGCGCAACTCGAGACGATACGGCCGGTGATGGACCTGGATGTGGAGCGACAGCTTCGCCATCGAATGGCCATGGCGGGACCCACAGATACGGTTCGCGGAATGTTCTTCAACGGGGTCCTGGACGTAGCGCAGGTGCTCGGTGGAAGCGAGGCCGTGGACCGCTGCCGTGAAGTGTCGGACGAGAAGCGCTTCATCGACTTCTTCAACTATCCAGTCTTCGACTTGCTGCGCATGACGCTGGCGGCCAGCAACCACCTGGGGCTGCGCGCGGGCGGCGCCGCCGGGGTGCTGCGGCGTCTGGGGACGCAGGGCGCCAAGGACTTCCTGGCCTCCGCGCCGGGCAAGACGATGCTGCTGCTCACGGGCAACAACCCCCGGCGCCTGCTCAACCAGCTGCCCTCCAGCTACCGCACCGCCGTGAGCTTCGGTGAGCGGCGGATGATCTGGTCGGTGGGCGAGCGCAACGGCCGGCTGGTGGTCCAGCGCGACTTCATGCCCCCTGCCTACACCAAGGGCTTCCTGCAGGGGATGTTGGAGGCGGTAGGCGCACGAAACGTAAGTGTGAGCGGGCGACCGACCGGACTGTTGGACAGTGAGTACGAGCTGACCTGGCAGTAA
- a CDS encoding sigma 54-interacting transcriptional regulator has protein sequence MKHARDSSFVDRSPRKPLYVQVVTQPALHGCWSVNISETGIGLVAMPRGGSGEGPREGQELEMAFSLPDSHVRIRVRGEVRWRHDTEGAEGETVTALGVAFRAFEGSDRVTLVRYLLESALHVAVAYAADSQMRIIRAALEGHARLGFAQTPLEVQALLTRGDVGVLLVAGWDEVQALALVEQLSARRMDEVDTTGTTPPSDMAARIVYCAPAPPERLIGLFNSGSLFRALGPAPDEEMVRQAVLDAGREYGVRTEQRRMGLELERNLLRERALTSGPATPAPSGSEGPGFSSPAMHRVMELVRVAAPHRVAVLLQGETGTGKEVLARIIHRMSGRGDVPLVVQDCGALTETLLESELFGHVKGAFTGAVADHPGLFVLADGGTIFLDEIENTTPNLQAKLLRVLEGGDVRPVGGTQVRHVDVRVVAASNRDLAQEVRAGRFRADLFYRLNSFTIDIPPLRERADDILSLARHFLEMFNRTLKRSASGIAPDAEEALLGYVWPGNARELRNVMERAVLLSQPGEMVTRRLLPPALVANLRPAGNSVEGGLKARMEQVERDLIREALEQHGNVLRRAATALGMDPVTLGRRARRHGLWKG, from the coding sequence ATGAAGCACGCCCGCGACTCCAGCTTCGTCGATCGCAGCCCTCGCAAGCCCCTGTACGTGCAGGTGGTGACGCAGCCCGCATTGCATGGGTGCTGGTCGGTCAACATCAGCGAGACGGGGATTGGGCTGGTGGCCATGCCGCGCGGGGGCTCGGGAGAGGGCCCGCGCGAGGGGCAGGAGCTGGAGATGGCCTTCAGCCTGCCGGACTCGCACGTGCGCATCCGGGTGCGGGGCGAGGTGCGCTGGCGGCACGACACGGAAGGGGCCGAGGGCGAGACGGTGACGGCGCTGGGCGTGGCGTTCCGGGCCTTCGAGGGCTCCGACCGTGTCACGCTGGTGCGCTACCTGCTGGAGAGCGCGCTGCATGTGGCGGTGGCCTACGCGGCCGACTCGCAGATGCGCATCATCCGCGCGGCGCTGGAGGGGCACGCGCGGCTGGGCTTCGCGCAGACGCCCCTGGAGGTGCAGGCGCTGCTCACGCGCGGAGACGTGGGCGTGCTGCTGGTGGCCGGGTGGGACGAGGTGCAGGCGCTGGCGCTGGTGGAGCAGTTGTCGGCGCGGCGCATGGACGAGGTGGACACCACGGGCACTACGCCTCCGAGCGACATGGCGGCGCGCATCGTCTACTGCGCGCCCGCGCCGCCGGAGCGGCTGATCGGCCTGTTCAACTCGGGCAGCCTCTTTCGCGCGCTGGGGCCCGCGCCGGACGAGGAGATGGTACGGCAGGCCGTGCTGGACGCGGGGCGCGAGTACGGGGTGCGCACGGAGCAGCGGCGCATGGGGCTGGAGCTGGAGCGCAACCTGCTGCGCGAACGGGCGCTCACCAGCGGGCCCGCGACGCCGGCGCCGTCGGGGAGCGAGGGGCCGGGCTTCTCCAGCCCGGCGATGCACCGGGTGATGGAGTTGGTGCGCGTGGCGGCCCCCCACCGGGTGGCGGTGCTGCTGCAGGGCGAGACGGGCACGGGCAAGGAGGTGCTGGCGCGCATCATCCACCGGATGAGTGGCCGCGGGGACGTGCCGCTGGTGGTGCAGGACTGCGGCGCGCTGACCGAGACGCTGCTGGAGAGCGAGCTGTTCGGTCACGTGAAGGGTGCCTTCACCGGCGCGGTGGCCGACCACCCGGGCCTGTTCGTACTGGCCGACGGCGGCACCATCTTCCTGGATGAAATCGAAAACACCACGCCCAACCTCCAGGCCAAGCTGCTGCGCGTGCTGGAGGGCGGGGATGTGCGGCCGGTGGGCGGCACCCAGGTGCGCCACGTGGACGTGCGCGTGGTGGCGGCGAGCAACCGGGACCTCGCCCAGGAGGTGCGCGCCGGGCGGTTCCGGGCGGACCTCTTCTACCGGCTCAACAGCTTCACCATCGACATTCCGCCGCTGCGCGAGCGCGCCGATGACATCCTCTCGCTGGCGCGGCACTTCCTGGAGATGTTCAACCGGACGCTGAAGCGCTCGGCGAGCGGCATCGCCCCGGACGCCGAGGAGGCGCTGCTCGGCTATGTGTGGCCGGGCAACGCGCGCGAGCTGCGCAACGTGATGGAGCGCGCGGTGCTGCTGTCCCAGCCGGGAGAGATGGTGACGCGGCGGCTGCTGCCTCCGGCGCTGGTCGCCAACCTGCGCCCGGCCGGCAATTCGGTGGAAGGCGGGCTGAAGGCGCGCATGGAGCAGGTGGAGCGCGACCTCATCCGCGAGGCGCTGGAGCAGCACGGCAATGTGCTGCGGCGCGCGGCGACCGCGCTGGGCATGGATCCGGTGACGCTGGGGCGAAGGGCCCGCCGTCACGGGCTGTGGAAGGGTTGA
- a CDS encoding peptidoglycan-binding protein — MTPSLTRRGSSRTTAPASFATPAKAATRSAPSKGVPAAGLERGNTGAAVKQLQDRLIDLHYLPASVKQGAGYGSFGPMTESAVKAFQSDRGLPQVGKFGPATREELQRALAGQPPLNGTPGPAPGGGVFPAPHGFAAIKATFGEAGKNMVTTKLPVGPGGKPVDVTLHAKMVPVMKACLEDAAKKDLLKHIKTFDGMYPGFVRNKKDAKTGKDLQPPQPSVHSWGVAFDINANPRPGKVHPDLVKHFKEWGFTWGGDFKGNVDPMHFQYASGY, encoded by the coding sequence ATGACGCCGTCCCTGACCCGCCGAGGGTCTTCCCGTACCACCGCCCCGGCCTCTTTCGCGACCCCGGCCAAGGCGGCGACCCGGAGCGCGCCCTCCAAGGGTGTGCCGGCCGCGGGCCTCGAGCGGGGCAACACGGGTGCGGCGGTGAAGCAGCTCCAGGACCGGCTCATTGACTTGCACTACCTGCCGGCCTCGGTGAAGCAGGGCGCGGGCTACGGCAGCTTCGGGCCGATGACGGAGAGCGCGGTGAAGGCGTTCCAGTCGGACCGAGGGCTGCCGCAGGTGGGCAAGTTCGGCCCGGCCACGCGCGAGGAGCTGCAGCGGGCGCTCGCCGGACAGCCGCCGCTCAACGGCACGCCGGGGCCCGCGCCGGGCGGAGGCGTCTTCCCGGCGCCGCACGGCTTCGCCGCCATCAAGGCGACCTTCGGCGAGGCGGGCAAGAACATGGTGACGACGAAGCTGCCGGTGGGCCCTGGGGGCAAGCCGGTGGACGTCACCCTGCACGCGAAGATGGTGCCGGTGATGAAGGCGTGCCTGGAGGACGCCGCGAAGAAGGACCTGCTCAAGCACATCAAGACCTTCGACGGCATGTACCCGGGCTTCGTGCGCAACAAGAAGGACGCCAAGACGGGCAAGGACCTGCAGCCGCCGCAGCCCTCGGTGCATTCGTGGGGCGTGGCCTTCGACATCAACGCCAACCCGCGGCCGGGCAAGGTACACCCCGACCTGGTGAAGCACTTCAAGGAGTGGGGCTTCACCTGGGGCGGGGACTTCAAGGGTAACGTCGACCCGATGCACTTCCAGTACGCCAGCGGCTACTGA
- a CDS encoding MASE1 domain-containing protein, protein MTSTESAFPRWHPLARLALFAVLYAAAVRLGRFFSAEVDQPTSVWLPSGVLLASLLLSPRRHWPALLLAAILLEPPVFLPEHPWRLSNLIVASSNALESLIGALLLRRFAGPQPEPHRVRDLLGLLVLCALLSPALNATLSLTALTFLGESSWDTYGYHWRVFWLGDAMGVLVVTPLLLSWRRGLEGWSRWRVAELVALLVALSVATHLVFGGLPGPTGSVFHPLGYLAFPFIFWAAVRFEARGASAATMLLSLIAIWHTSQGWGPFATLAAVASSHYLAFLQSFLGTASLSGLLLSAALGERRRAQLEVCALNEELRHSLEVLAKTQAELVERERLAALGELSATVAHEVRNPLAVIANCVSALRHLLGGKPNPEESSLLDIVTEEVHRLDELVHGLLDFARPVKPRPRPEPLDLLVEGALSAALRAQRSEERVKVRREVAAGLPLALVDTQLLHVALTNLFTNALQAMPEAGTLTVKLSAEVYAGAGRLQLSISDTGPGMLPEVQARIFEPFFTTRATGTGLGLPIVRRIIESHQGTVQVHSARDQGTTFTLSLPCAAPSRPQLAAG, encoded by the coding sequence GTGACATCAACCGAATCCGCCTTCCCACGCTGGCATCCGCTGGCCCGGCTGGCTCTCTTCGCCGTGCTGTATGCCGCCGCGGTGCGGCTCGGGCGCTTCTTCAGCGCCGAGGTGGATCAGCCCACCTCCGTGTGGCTGCCCAGTGGCGTCCTGCTCGCCTCGCTGCTGCTGTCGCCCCGGCGGCACTGGCCGGCCCTGCTGCTCGCCGCCATCCTCCTGGAGCCGCCCGTCTTCCTGCCCGAGCACCCCTGGAGGCTCTCCAACCTCATCGTCGCCAGCAGCAACGCCCTGGAGTCCCTCATCGGCGCCCTGCTCCTGCGCCGCTTCGCCGGCCCCCAGCCCGAGCCGCACCGGGTGAGAGACTTGCTCGGGCTGCTCGTGCTGTGCGCGCTGCTCAGCCCCGCGCTCAATGCGACACTCTCCCTCACCGCGCTCACCTTCCTGGGTGAATCCTCCTGGGACACCTACGGGTACCACTGGCGGGTGTTCTGGCTGGGGGATGCGATGGGCGTGCTGGTGGTGACGCCGCTCTTGCTCTCCTGGAGGCGCGGCCTCGAGGGCTGGAGCCGATGGCGCGTGGCGGAGCTGGTCGCGCTCCTGGTCGCCCTGAGCGTGGCCACGCATCTCGTCTTCGGCGGCCTGCCAGGTCCCACCGGCAGCGTCTTCCACCCGCTGGGCTACCTCGCCTTCCCGTTCATCTTCTGGGCCGCCGTGCGCTTCGAGGCCCGAGGCGCCAGCGCGGCCACCATGCTGCTCTCGCTCATCGCCATCTGGCACACCTCCCAGGGTTGGGGCCCCTTCGCCACGCTCGCCGCGGTCGCCTCCTCGCACTACCTGGCCTTCCTCCAGTCCTTCCTCGGCACCGCCAGCCTCTCGGGGTTGCTGCTGTCGGCCGCGCTCGGCGAGCGGCGCCGCGCCCAGCTCGAGGTGTGCGCGCTCAACGAGGAGCTGCGCCACTCCCTGGAGGTGCTGGCCAAGACCCAGGCGGAGCTGGTGGAGCGCGAGCGCCTGGCCGCGCTCGGCGAGCTGTCCGCCACCGTGGCCCACGAGGTGCGCAACCCCCTGGCCGTCATCGCCAACTGCGTGTCCGCCCTGCGCCACCTGCTCGGTGGCAAGCCGAACCCCGAGGAGTCCTCGCTGCTCGACATCGTCACCGAGGAGGTCCACCGGTTGGATGAGCTGGTGCATGGGCTGTTGGACTTCGCGCGCCCGGTGAAGCCCCGCCCCCGGCCCGAGCCGCTGGACCTATTGGTGGAGGGTGCCCTGAGCGCGGCGCTCCGGGCTCAGCGCAGCGAGGAGCGGGTGAAGGTGCGGCGAGAGGTGGCCGCCGGGCTCCCCCTGGCGCTGGTGGACACGCAATTGCTCCACGTCGCCCTCACCAACCTCTTCACCAATGCCCTGCAGGCCATGCCCGAGGCAGGCACCCTCACCGTGAAGCTCTCGGCCGAGGTGTACGCGGGCGCCGGGCGCCTCCAGCTCTCCATCTCCGACACGGGCCCGGGCATGCTCCCCGAAGTCCAGGCGCGCATCTTCGAGCCGTTCTTCACCACGCGCGCCACCGGCACCGGACTCGGGCTGCCCATCGTCCGGCGCATCATCGAGAGCCACCAGGGCACCGTGCAGGTACACAGCGCCCGGGACCAGGGCACCACCTTCACCCTGTCCCTGCCCTGCGCCGCACCCTCGCGCCCTCAGCTCGCGGCGGGGTGA
- a CDS encoding serine hydrolase domain-containing protein, with amino-acid sequence MKRNASPMSPAPSFLLLLALVLLAPGQASATCPERASWPTRDWPQGELPAGREQALKAFEEYAFTLTGADAERKGIRTDGVLIIHKGRVVYERYARGFDASRRHLGWSMSKSVTNALTGLAVAHGALTVDDSICKYVKATNEAACAIQVHHLLEFASGLDWKEAYENGPLQGSSVLAMLYGEGRRDMVGFITSHPLRDAPGTSWEYSSGDTTLLAGVVGAAMKPKLGEGWEWKLLMDPVGVRSAVFERDGQGVLVGSSLMHATPRDWAKLGFLFLNDGCWEGQRLLPEGWVARSVAVSEPLKLKRFEWDPGDVQGRQFWLNRRVPGVQEEKPWPDVPEDAFAMRGHWGQSVTLIPSMDLVVVRMSDDRQAGAFKLNTFLARAIALVEGTP; translated from the coding sequence ATGAAGCGGAACGCGAGCCCCATGTCCCCCGCGCCGAGCTTCCTCCTGCTGCTCGCACTGGTGCTCCTGGCGCCGGGCCAGGCGAGCGCCACCTGCCCCGAGCGCGCCAGTTGGCCCACGCGGGACTGGCCCCAGGGAGAACTGCCGGCGGGGCGTGAGCAGGCGCTGAAGGCCTTCGAGGAGTACGCCTTCACGCTCACGGGAGCCGACGCGGAGCGCAAGGGCATCCGCACAGACGGGGTGCTCATCATTCATAAGGGGCGCGTGGTGTACGAGCGCTACGCGCGAGGCTTCGACGCCAGTCGCCGTCACCTGGGCTGGTCCATGTCCAAGAGCGTCACCAACGCGCTCACGGGGCTGGCGGTGGCGCACGGGGCGCTGACGGTGGACGACTCCATCTGCAAGTACGTGAAGGCGACGAACGAGGCCGCGTGCGCCATCCAGGTTCACCACCTGCTGGAGTTCGCCTCGGGGCTGGACTGGAAGGAGGCCTACGAGAACGGGCCGCTGCAGGGCTCCTCGGTGCTGGCGATGCTCTACGGCGAGGGGCGCCGGGACATGGTGGGCTTCATCACCTCGCACCCGCTGCGGGACGCGCCGGGCACGAGCTGGGAGTACTCCTCGGGAGACACCACGCTGCTCGCGGGGGTGGTGGGCGCGGCGATGAAGCCGAAGCTGGGCGAGGGGTGGGAGTGGAAGCTGTTGATGGATCCGGTGGGAGTGCGCAGCGCGGTGTTCGAGCGGGACGGGCAGGGCGTGCTGGTGGGCTCCTCGCTGATGCACGCCACGCCGCGCGACTGGGCGAAGCTGGGGTTCCTCTTCCTCAATGACGGGTGCTGGGAAGGCCAGCGCCTGTTGCCGGAAGGGTGGGTGGCCCGGTCGGTGGCCGTCTCCGAGCCGCTGAAGCTCAAGCGCTTCGAGTGGGACCCGGGAGATGTGCAGGGCCGGCAGTTCTGGCTCAACCGCCGGGTGCCAGGAGTCCAGGAGGAGAAGCCCTGGCCAGACGTGCCCGAGGACGCCTTCGCCATGCGCGGACACTGGGGGCAGTCGGTCACCCTCATCCCCTCGATGGACCTGGTGGTGGTGCGCATGTCGGATGACCGCCAGGCAGGGGCCTTCAAGCTGAACACCTTCCTCGCGCGGGCCATCGCCCTGGTGGAGGGCACGCCATGA